One genomic window of Meles meles chromosome 3, mMelMel3.1 paternal haplotype, whole genome shotgun sequence includes the following:
- the LOC123938894 gene encoding 39S ribosomal protein L30, mitochondrial-like translates to MAGILRSIVQRPPGRLQTMTKGTESLIYVDWIRHKFTKSRIPDKVFQPSPADHEKYGGDPQHPHKLHIVTRITCTKRRLYWEKDTIKMLGLEKAHTPQVHKNIPSVSAKLKVVKHLIRIKPLKLPQGLPAEEDMSNMCLKSTGELVRWHLNPIDQEAVKS, encoded by the coding sequence ATGGCGGGAATTTTGCGCTCAATAGTTCAGAGGCCCCCAGGCAGACTCCAAACGATGACAAAAGGTACGGAGTCTCTTATTTACGTGGATTGGATTCGTCACAAATTTACCAAGTCAAGAATTCCAGATAAAGTATTTCAGCCTTCACCTGCAGATCATGAAAAATATGGTGGGGATCCACAGCACCCTCATAAACTGCATATTGTTACCAGAATAACATGTACAAAAAGACGTCTATATTGGGAAAAAGATACAATAAAGATGCTTGGACTAGAAAAAGCACATACTCCTCAAGTTCATAAGAATATCCCTTCAGTGAGTGCGAAACTGAAAGTGGTTAAACATTTGATAAGGATCAAGCCCCTGAAGTTACCCCAAGGACTTCCAGCAGAGGAGGACATGTCCAACATGTGCCTCAAGAGCACTGGGGAATTAGTGCGGTGGCATCTAAACCCCATAGACCAAGAAGCAGTTAAGTCCTAA